A window from Streptomyces subrutilus encodes these proteins:
- a CDS encoding sigma-70 family RNA polymerase sigma factor — MRDDEAQGSPAATGSTGAAKGGSAGAVSALVRRAVEGDEQATHDLLAFVHPLAIRYCRTRLSRLPGDARHFVEDLAQEVCVAVLMALPRYRDTGRPFEAFVFAIAAHKVADLQRAAMRHPGSTAVPSDEMPERPDDSLGPEERALLSSDAAWAKKLLANLPENQRELLVLRVAVGLTAEETGQMLGMSPGAVRVAQHRALSRLRALAEQ; from the coding sequence ATGCGCGACGACGAGGCCCAGGGGTCACCCGCGGCCACAGGTTCCACCGGCGCCGCCAAGGGCGGGAGCGCCGGGGCCGTCAGCGCGCTCGTGCGCCGTGCCGTCGAGGGCGACGAACAGGCCACGCACGATCTGCTCGCCTTCGTGCACCCCCTCGCGATCCGCTACTGCCGCACCCGGCTGTCCCGGCTCCCGGGTGACGCTCGTCACTTCGTCGAGGACCTGGCGCAGGAGGTCTGCGTCGCGGTCCTGATGGCACTGCCCCGCTACCGGGACACCGGCCGGCCCTTCGAGGCCTTCGTCTTCGCCATCGCCGCGCACAAGGTCGCGGACCTCCAGCGGGCCGCCATGCGGCACCCGGGGAGCACGGCCGTGCCGTCCGACGAGATGCCGGAGCGGCCCGACGACTCGCTGGGCCCCGAGGAGCGCGCGCTGCTCAGCAGCGATGCCGCCTGGGCCAAGAAGCTGCTGGCCAACCTGCCGGAGAATCAGCGGGAGCTCCTCGTCCTGCGGGTGGCCGTCGGGCTGACCGCGGAGGAGACCGGACAGATGCTCGGGATGTCGCCGGGAGCGGTGCGGGTGGCACAGCACCGGGCGCTGAGCAGGCTGCGGGCCCTCGCCGAGCAGTGA
- a CDS encoding LysR family transcriptional regulator — protein MIEARHLRVLRAVAGTGSFSAAARELGCTQPAVSQQMKALEQSAGTPLLIRTGREMRLTQAGEALVRHAAGILAGLTAAEEEVAAIAGLRAGRVRLVSFPSGSSALVPTALAAMRAAHPGTRISLVEAEPPRSVEMLREGDCDVALAFRYGGERGAPGAAAEWEDLVVRPLLTDRLVGLVPEGHRLAGAERVGMAELAGEPWIAGCPRCRRHLVEVCEDAGFTPRIDFATDDYPAVVGLVGAGLGVAVLPELAVESVRAKGVSTVAVEPAVEREVVALTLPDLARVPAVAATLAELERAGAR, from the coding sequence GTGATCGAGGCACGTCATCTCCGCGTCCTGCGCGCCGTCGCCGGGACCGGCTCCTTTTCCGCCGCAGCCCGCGAACTGGGCTGCACCCAGCCGGCGGTGTCCCAGCAGATGAAGGCGCTGGAGCAGTCCGCCGGCACCCCGCTGCTCATCCGCACCGGCCGCGAGATGCGGCTGACCCAGGCCGGCGAGGCGCTGGTGCGGCACGCCGCGGGCATCCTGGCCGGGCTGACCGCGGCCGAGGAGGAGGTCGCGGCCATCGCGGGGCTGCGCGCGGGCCGGGTCCGGCTGGTGTCCTTCCCCAGCGGCAGTTCCGCCCTGGTGCCCACCGCCCTCGCGGCGATGCGCGCCGCGCACCCGGGCACCCGGATCTCGCTGGTCGAGGCCGAGCCGCCGCGCTCGGTGGAGATGCTCCGGGAGGGCGACTGCGACGTGGCGCTGGCCTTCCGGTACGGCGGGGAGCGCGGGGCGCCGGGGGCCGCGGCGGAGTGGGAGGACCTCGTGGTCCGGCCGCTGCTGACGGACCGGCTCGTGGGCCTGGTGCCCGAGGGCCACCGGCTGGCCGGGGCCGAGCGGGTGGGCATGGCCGAACTGGCCGGCGAGCCGTGGATCGCGGGCTGCCCGCGCTGCCGCCGCCATCTGGTGGAGGTGTGCGAGGACGCGGGCTTCACCCCGCGCATCGACTTCGCCACCGACGACTACCCGGCGGTGGTCGGCCTGGTCGGCGCGGGACTGGGCGTGGCGGTGCTGCCGGAGCTCGCGGTGGAGTCCGTACGGGCCAAGGGCGTGAGCACGGTGGCCGTGGAGCCGGCGGTGGAGCGCGAGGTGGTCGCCCTGACCCTGCCGGACCTGGCCCGGGTGCCGGCGGTGGCCGCCACCCTGGCCGAGCTGGAGCGGGCCGGGGCGCGCTGA
- a CDS encoding nucleotide sugar dehydrogenase codes for MPADLAVIGLGHLGLPLAQAAVAAGIETVGYDSGPVTDSTLTAAEIRRMSAAGFRITTNPAELGRVRTAVICAPTQLGADRALDLSAVGEAGRALAARLRAHTTVILESAVHPGVTEDYLRPILEEGSGLRAGRDFHLAYSPSRLDPGNRTHGISNTPKVIGGLTPACTESAHAFYARLTEKVVRARGLREAETVQLLETNYRQVNIALMNEMAVLCHDLGVDLWDVIRCAETKPYGFQAFRPGPGVGGHGVPLDPNYLPHTTRTPGHPLRMIGLAQEINNRMPQYVIQRSATLLNEHGKSARGARVLLLGVTYKPDLADQEGSPAGEIASRLLDLGALISYHDPYIAGWRVRDQPVPRAESLYEAAANADLTILLQQHRTYDLQGLAVKAQLLLDTRGASPAGAAHRL; via the coding sequence ATGCCCGCAGATCTCGCCGTCATCGGACTCGGCCATCTCGGCCTCCCCCTCGCCCAGGCGGCCGTCGCCGCCGGGATCGAGACGGTCGGCTACGACAGCGGTCCGGTCACGGACTCCACCCTCACCGCAGCCGAGATCCGCCGCATGTCGGCGGCCGGCTTCCGGATCACCACCAACCCGGCCGAACTCGGCCGGGTCCGCACCGCCGTCATCTGCGCCCCTACCCAGCTCGGCGCCGATCGTGCACTCGACCTCTCCGCGGTCGGCGAGGCCGGCCGCGCCCTCGCCGCCCGGCTGCGCGCCCACACCACCGTGATCCTCGAATCCGCCGTGCACCCCGGCGTCACCGAGGACTACCTCCGCCCGATCCTCGAAGAGGGCTCCGGCCTGCGGGCGGGCCGGGACTTCCACCTGGCCTACTCCCCCAGCCGGCTCGACCCGGGCAACCGCACCCACGGCATCTCCAACACCCCCAAGGTCATCGGCGGCCTCACCCCCGCCTGCACCGAGTCCGCGCACGCCTTCTACGCCCGCCTCACCGAGAAGGTGGTCCGCGCCCGCGGCCTGCGCGAGGCCGAGACCGTGCAGCTCCTGGAGACCAACTACCGGCAGGTCAACATCGCCCTCATGAACGAGATGGCGGTGCTCTGCCACGACCTCGGCGTCGACCTCTGGGACGTCATCCGCTGCGCCGAGACCAAGCCCTACGGCTTCCAGGCCTTCCGCCCGGGCCCCGGCGTCGGCGGCCACGGCGTCCCGCTGGACCCCAACTACCTCCCGCACACCACCCGCACCCCCGGCCACCCCCTGCGCATGATCGGCCTGGCGCAGGAGATCAACAACCGGATGCCCCAGTACGTCATCCAGCGCTCCGCCACCCTGCTGAACGAGCACGGGAAGTCGGCCCGCGGCGCCCGCGTCCTGCTCCTGGGCGTCACGTACAAGCCGGACCTGGCCGACCAGGAGGGCTCACCGGCCGGCGAGATCGCCAGCCGCCTCCTCGACCTGGGCGCGCTGATCAGCTACCACGACCCGTACATCGCGGGCTGGCGCGTCCGCGACCAGCCGGTGCCGCGCGCGGAGTCCCTCTACGAGGCCGCCGCCAACGCCGACCTGACCATCCTGCTCCAGCAGCACCGCACCTACGACCTGCAAGGACTCGCGGTCAAGGCCCAGCTGCTCCTGGACACCCGGGGCGCCAGCCCGGCGGGGGCCGCCCACCGCCTCTGA
- a CDS encoding WhiB family transcriptional regulator: MADFSRLPGPNADLWDWQLLAACRGVDSSLFFHPEGERGAARSAREASAKEVCMRCPVRSECAAHALAVREPYGVWGGLTEDEREELMGRARHRLIPASSTIGPAAPH, from the coding sequence ATGGCAGATTTCTCCCGCCTCCCCGGACCGAACGCCGACCTCTGGGACTGGCAGCTGCTCGCCGCCTGCCGCGGGGTCGACAGCTCCCTCTTCTTCCACCCGGAAGGCGAGCGGGGCGCGGCGAGGAGCGCGCGCGAGGCCTCGGCTAAAGAGGTCTGCATGAGATGCCCGGTGCGCTCGGAGTGCGCCGCGCACGCCCTAGCCGTCCGCGAGCCCTACGGGGTGTGGGGCGGCCTGACCGAAGACGAACGCGAGGAGCTGATGGGCCGCGCCCGGCACCGCCTGATCCCCGCGTCCAGCACGATCGGCCCCGCCGCTCCGCACTGA
- the guaB gene encoding IMP dehydrogenase translates to MTADGVPDKFATLGLTYDDVLLLPGASDMSPDAIDTSSLISRNVRVNVPLLSAAMDKVTEARMAIAMARQGGVGVLHRNLSIADQANQVDLVKRSESGMVTDPITVHPDATLGEADQLCAKFRISGVPVTDPAGKLLGIVTNRDMAFESDRSRQVREVMTPMPLVTGKVGISGVDAMELLRRHKIEKLPLVDDAGILKGLITVKDFVKAEKYPNAAKDKDGRLLVGAAVGVAGDAYERAQALIEAGADFIVVDTAHGHSRLVGDMVAKIKSNAAVDVIGGNVATRDGAQALIDAGCDGIKVGVGPGSICTTRVVAGIGVPQVTAIYEAALAAKAAGVPVIGDGGLQYSGDIAKALVAGADTVMLGSLLAGCEESPGELLFINGKQFKSYRGMGSLGAMQSRGDQRSFSKDRYFQEGVGGDDKLIPEGIEGQVPYRGPLSAVVHQLVGGLRQSMFYVGGRTVPELQDRGRFVRITSAGLKESHPHDIQMTVEAPNYSRKG, encoded by the coding sequence ATGACCGCCGACGGAGTGCCCGACAAATTCGCCACGCTCGGACTGACCTACGACGACGTCCTGCTGCTGCCGGGCGCGTCGGACATGTCGCCTGACGCGATCGACACCTCCTCCCTGATCTCGCGCAACGTCCGCGTGAACGTTCCGCTGCTGTCCGCCGCCATGGACAAGGTGACCGAGGCCCGCATGGCGATCGCGATGGCCCGTCAGGGCGGCGTGGGCGTGCTGCACCGCAACCTGTCGATCGCCGATCAGGCCAACCAGGTCGACCTGGTGAAGCGCTCCGAGTCCGGCATGGTCACCGACCCGATCACCGTGCACCCGGACGCCACGTTGGGCGAGGCCGACCAGCTCTGCGCGAAGTTCCGCATCTCCGGCGTGCCGGTGACCGACCCCGCGGGCAAGCTCCTGGGCATCGTCACCAACCGCGACATGGCCTTCGAGTCCGACCGCAGCCGCCAGGTGCGCGAGGTCATGACCCCGATGCCGCTGGTCACGGGCAAGGTGGGCATCTCGGGCGTGGACGCCATGGAGCTGCTGCGCCGCCACAAGATCGAGAAGCTTCCGCTGGTCGACGACGCGGGCATCCTCAAGGGCCTCATCACGGTCAAGGACTTCGTCAAGGCCGAGAAGTACCCGAACGCCGCCAAGGACAAGGACGGCCGGCTGCTGGTCGGCGCGGCCGTCGGTGTCGCGGGCGACGCGTACGAGCGGGCCCAGGCGCTGATCGAGGCGGGCGCCGACTTCATCGTCGTCGACACCGCCCACGGCCACTCCCGCCTCGTCGGCGACATGGTCGCGAAGATCAAGTCGAACGCGGCCGTGGACGTCATCGGCGGCAACGTCGCCACCCGCGACGGCGCCCAGGCGCTGATCGACGCCGGCTGCGACGGCATCAAGGTCGGTGTCGGCCCCGGCTCCATCTGCACGACCCGCGTGGTCGCCGGCATCGGCGTCCCGCAGGTCACCGCGATCTACGAGGCCGCCCTCGCGGCCAAGGCCGCGGGCGTCCCGGTGATCGGCGACGGCGGCCTGCAGTACTCCGGCGACATCGCCAAGGCCCTCGTCGCGGGCGCCGACACGGTGATGCTCGGCTCGCTGCTCGCGGGCTGCGAGGAGTCCCCGGGCGAGCTGCTCTTCATCAACGGCAAGCAGTTCAAGTCGTACCGCGGCATGGGTTCGCTCGGCGCTATGCAGTCCCGCGGCGACCAGCGCTCCTTCTCCAAGGACCGCTACTTCCAGGAGGGCGTGGGCGGCGACGACAAGCTCATCCCCGAGGGCATCGAGGGCCAGGTGCCCTACCGCGGTCCGCTCTCCGCGGTCGTCCACCAGCTGGTCGGCGGTCTGCGGCAGTCGATGTTCTACGTCGGCGGCCGTACGGTTCCCGAGCTCCAGGACCGGGGCCGCTTCGTCCGGATCACCTCGGCGGGGCTCAAGGAGAGCCACCCGCACGACATCCAGATGACGGTCGAAGCACCGAACTACAGCCGCAAGGGCTGA
- a CDS encoding GuaB3 family IMP dehydrogenase-related protein produces the protein MTEIEIGRGKRGRRAYAFDDIAIVPSRRTRDPKEVSIAWQIDAYRFELPFLAAPMDSVVSPQTAIRIGELGGLGVLNLEGLWTRYEDPQPLLDEIAELDGATATRRLQEIYEAPIQADLIRRRIKEVRDSGVVTAAALSPQRTAEFSKAVVDAGVDIFVIRGTTVSAEHVSGAAEPLNLKQFIYELDVPVIVGGCATYTAALHLMRTGAAGVLVGFGGGAAHTTRNVLGIQVPMATAVADVAAARRDYMDESGGRYVHVIADGGVGWSGDIPKAVACGADAVMIGSPLARATDAPGKGNHWGMEAVHEDVPRGKKVDLGTVGTTEEILTGPSHSPDGSMNIFGALRRSMATTGYSELKEFQRVEVTIADSQHSR, from the coding sequence GTGACTGAGATCGAGATCGGGCGCGGCAAGCGCGGCCGCAGGGCGTACGCGTTCGACGACATCGCCATCGTCCCGAGCCGGCGTACCCGGGATCCGAAGGAGGTCTCGATCGCCTGGCAGATCGACGCGTACCGCTTCGAGCTCCCCTTCCTGGCCGCCCCCATGGACTCGGTCGTCTCCCCGCAGACGGCGATCCGCATCGGCGAGCTCGGCGGCCTCGGCGTGCTGAACCTCGAAGGCCTGTGGACCCGGTACGAGGACCCGCAGCCGCTGCTCGACGAGATCGCGGAGCTGGACGGGGCGACCGCCACGCGCCGTCTCCAGGAGATCTACGAGGCCCCGATCCAGGCGGACCTGATCCGCCGACGGATCAAGGAGGTGCGCGACTCCGGCGTCGTCACCGCCGCCGCGCTGTCCCCGCAGCGCACCGCGGAGTTCTCCAAGGCCGTGGTCGACGCGGGCGTGGACATCTTCGTGATCCGCGGCACCACCGTCTCGGCGGAGCACGTGTCGGGCGCGGCCGAGCCGCTGAACCTGAAGCAGTTCATCTACGAGCTCGACGTCCCGGTCATCGTGGGCGGCTGCGCCACCTACACGGCGGCCCTGCACCTGATGCGGACCGGCGCCGCGGGCGTCCTGGTCGGCTTCGGCGGCGGTGCGGCGCACACGACGCGCAACGTGCTCGGCATCCAGGTCCCGATGGCGACCGCCGTCGCGGACGTGGCCGCGGCCCGCCGCGACTACATGGACGAGTCCGGCGGCCGCTACGTGCACGTGATCGCCGACGGCGGCGTGGGCTGGTCGGGCGACATCCCGAAGGCCGTGGCCTGCGGTGCGGACGCCGTGATGATCGGTTCCCCGCTGGCCCGTGCCACCGACGCGCCCGGCAAGGGCAACCACTGGGGCATGGAGGCCGTCCACGAGGACGTGCCGCGCGGCAAGAAGGTCGACCTGGGCACCGTGGGCACCACCGAGGAGATCCTCACCGGTCCCTCGCACAGCCCGGACGGATCGATGAACATCTTCGGCGCGCTGCGCCGTTCGATGGCGACCACGGGCTACAGCGAGCTCAAGGAGTTCCAGCGGGTCGAGGTCACGATCGCGGACTCGCAGCACAGCCGCTGA
- a CDS encoding response regulator transcription factor, which translates to MTSVLVCDDSPLAREALRRAVATVPGVERVTTAANGEEVLRRWGADRSDLILMDVRMPGLGGVETVRRLLSADPGARIIMLTVAEDLDGVALAVAAGARGYLHKDASRAELRATVTQALADPTWRLAPRRLRSAEMGAAPTLTAREIQVLEGMSHGRSNAEIGRELFLSEDTVKTHARRLFKKLGASDRAHAVALGFRWGLVR; encoded by the coding sequence ATGACATCCGTCCTCGTCTGCGACGATTCCCCGCTTGCCCGAGAGGCGCTCCGTCGCGCGGTTGCCACCGTGCCCGGCGTCGAGCGCGTGACGACGGCCGCCAACGGCGAGGAAGTCCTCCGCCGCTGGGGTGCCGACCGCTCCGACCTGATTCTGATGGATGTACGGATGCCCGGGCTCGGCGGTGTGGAGACGGTGCGCCGGCTGCTCTCGGCCGACCCCGGCGCCCGCATCATCATGCTGACGGTCGCCGAGGACCTGGACGGCGTGGCCCTCGCGGTCGCCGCCGGCGCCCGCGGCTACCTGCACAAGGACGCCTCGCGCGCCGAACTGCGGGCCACGGTCACCCAGGCCCTCGCCGACCCGACCTGGCGACTGGCCCCGCGCCGGCTGCGCTCGGCCGAGATGGGCGCCGCGCCCACGCTCACCGCGCGTGAGATCCAGGTGCTGGAGGGCATGAGCCACGGCCGGTCGAACGCGGAGATCGGGCGCGAGCTCTTCCTCTCCGAGGACACGGTCAAGACGCACGCCCGCAGGCTGTTCAAGAAGCTGGGCGCCTCCGACCGGGCGCACGCCGTGGCCCTCGGGTTCCGCTGGGGCCTCGTGCGCTGA
- a CDS encoding MOSC domain-containing protein — protein sequence MHLLSVNLGRATAVDCSDAEGGMTGIGKRPVPGPVRVSAPGPKATGRGSGLAGDAVCDRRHHGGDHQAVYAYAREDLDWWEAELGRALPPGLFGENLTTTGVDLSGAVLGERWRVGPELVLEVSSTRIPCRTFQGVLGEPGWVRRFTRECRPGAYLRVVREGPVSPGDRIEITHRPEHEVTSAFLFRAWTTDRTLLPRVLAAGEALAPDVRETALAYARKHAGHGTVTPGG from the coding sequence ATGCACCTCCTCTCCGTGAACCTCGGCCGCGCCACGGCCGTCGACTGCTCCGACGCCGAGGGCGGCATGACCGGCATCGGCAAGCGCCCCGTCCCGGGGCCGGTCCGCGTCAGCGCGCCCGGCCCGAAGGCCACCGGCCGCGGCAGCGGCCTGGCGGGCGACGCCGTCTGCGACCGGCGCCACCACGGCGGCGACCACCAGGCCGTCTACGCGTACGCGCGCGAGGACCTCGACTGGTGGGAGGCCGAGCTGGGCCGCGCCCTGCCGCCCGGCCTCTTCGGGGAGAACCTCACCACCACCGGCGTGGACCTGAGCGGCGCGGTGCTCGGCGAGCGCTGGCGGGTCGGCCCCGAACTGGTCCTGGAGGTCTCCTCCACCCGCATCCCGTGCCGGACCTTCCAGGGCGTGCTGGGCGAGCCCGGCTGGGTCAGGCGGTTCACCCGGGAGTGCCGTCCGGGGGCGTACCTGCGGGTGGTCCGGGAGGGCCCGGTCTCCCCCGGCGACCGGATCGAGATCACCCACCGCCCCGAGCACGAGGTCACCTCGGCGTTCCTCTTCCGCGCCTGGACCACCGACCGGACCCTGCTGCCGCGCGTCCTCGCGGCGGGCGAGGCCCTGGCACCCGACGTGCGCGAGACCGCCCTCGCGTACGCGCGCAAGCACGCGGGGCACGGAACCGTCACCCCGGGCGGCTAG